A DNA window from Ipomoea triloba cultivar NCNSP0323 chromosome 10, ASM357664v1 contains the following coding sequences:
- the LOC116032584 gene encoding probable protein phosphatase 2C 10 isoform X1, with the protein MDCLCCFDSLAGGRSSCGSGKGRSHHGPAKFGFNLVKGKASHPMEDFHVAKFVQMHGRELGLFAIYDGHLGDSVPAYLQKHLFSNILKENDFWTDPQTAIFKAYERTDQAILSHSPDLGRGGSTAVTAILINGQKLWVANVGDSRAVLSRRGEAIQLSIDHEPNTERGSIEDRGGFVSNMPGDVARVNGQLAVSRAFGDKNLKTHLRSDPDVTSADINPDIELLILASDGLWKVMSNQEAVDIAKKIKDPQKAAKQLAAEALERDSKDDISCIVVRFKG; encoded by the exons ATGGATTGTCTATGCTGTTTCGATTCG CTTGCAGGAGGACGGTCGTCATGTGGCTCTGGCAAGGGAAGAAGCCACCACGGGCCTGCCAAGTTTGGTTTCAACCTTGTTAAAGGGAAAGCAAGCCATCCCATGGAGGATTTCCATGTTGCGAAGTTTGTTCAGATGCACGGACGTGAGCTAGGGCTCTTTGCTATTTATGACGGGCATTTGGGAGACAGTGTACCTGCATATTTGCAAAAGCATTTATTTTCCAATATCTTGAAGGAG AATGACTTCTGGACTGATCCACAGACAGCGATCTTTAAAGCGTACGAGAGAACTGATCAGGCTATTCTCTCGCACAGTCCCGATCTAGGGAGAGGTGGGTCGACTGCAGTCACTGCAATTCTCATAAATGGCCAGAAATTGTGGGTAGCTAATGTTGGGGATTCACGAGCAGTCCTTTCTAGACGGGGGGAGGCTATACAATTGTCGATTGATCATGAGCCCAATACTGAGCGAGGCAGCATAGAAGATAGAGGTGGCTTTGTTTCAAACATGCCAG GAGATGTTGCAAGAGTAAATGGCCAACTTGCTGTTTCTCGTGCTTTTGGAGACAAGAACTTGAAGACGCACTTGCGATCTGACCCTGACGTTACTAGCGCTGATATCAATCCAGATATCGAGCTCCTCATCCTTGCCAGTGATGGCCTGTGGAAG GTCATGTCCAACCAAGAGGCAGTTGACATTGCAAAGAAGATTAAGGACCCCCAGAAGGCAGCCAAGCAATTAGCCGCCGAAGCATTGGAACGAGATAGTAAAGACGATATCTCCTGCATCGTTGTCCGGTTTAAAGGGTAA
- the LOC116032584 gene encoding probable protein phosphatase 2C 10 isoform X2 — protein MLFRFGGRSSCGSGKGRSHHGPAKFGFNLVKGKASHPMEDFHVAKFVQMHGRELGLFAIYDGHLGDSVPAYLQKHLFSNILKENDFWTDPQTAIFKAYERTDQAILSHSPDLGRGGSTAVTAILINGQKLWVANVGDSRAVLSRRGEAIQLSIDHEPNTERGSIEDRGGFVSNMPGDVARVNGQLAVSRAFGDKNLKTHLRSDPDVTSADINPDIELLILASDGLWKVMSNQEAVDIAKKIKDPQKAAKQLAAEALERDSKDDISCIVVRFKG, from the exons ATGCTGTTTCGATTCG GAGGACGGTCGTCATGTGGCTCTGGCAAGGGAAGAAGCCACCACGGGCCTGCCAAGTTTGGTTTCAACCTTGTTAAAGGGAAAGCAAGCCATCCCATGGAGGATTTCCATGTTGCGAAGTTTGTTCAGATGCACGGACGTGAGCTAGGGCTCTTTGCTATTTATGACGGGCATTTGGGAGACAGTGTACCTGCATATTTGCAAAAGCATTTATTTTCCAATATCTTGAAGGAG AATGACTTCTGGACTGATCCACAGACAGCGATCTTTAAAGCGTACGAGAGAACTGATCAGGCTATTCTCTCGCACAGTCCCGATCTAGGGAGAGGTGGGTCGACTGCAGTCACTGCAATTCTCATAAATGGCCAGAAATTGTGGGTAGCTAATGTTGGGGATTCACGAGCAGTCCTTTCTAGACGGGGGGAGGCTATACAATTGTCGATTGATCATGAGCCCAATACTGAGCGAGGCAGCATAGAAGATAGAGGTGGCTTTGTTTCAAACATGCCAG GAGATGTTGCAAGAGTAAATGGCCAACTTGCTGTTTCTCGTGCTTTTGGAGACAAGAACTTGAAGACGCACTTGCGATCTGACCCTGACGTTACTAGCGCTGATATCAATCCAGATATCGAGCTCCTCATCCTTGCCAGTGATGGCCTGTGGAAG GTCATGTCCAACCAAGAGGCAGTTGACATTGCAAAGAAGATTAAGGACCCCCAGAAGGCAGCCAAGCAATTAGCCGCCGAAGCATTGGAACGAGATAGTAAAGACGATATCTCCTGCATCGTTGTCCGGTTTAAAGGGTAA